The Thermoanaerobaculia bacterium genome segment AGGACGTTGGTGCCGAGGACGCCGCTGTCGTAAGCGTCGCGCACCGCGGACTCGAGGATCGCAGCCGCCTTGGTGTACTCACCGCGGATGTAGATGTAGGTGGTGTTGGCTCCGACCGCCCAGCCGGCGATGATGCAACCCTCGATCAGCTGGTGAGGATCGTGCTCCATGAGCAGCCGGTCCTTGAAGGTGCCGGGCTCGGACTCGTCGGCGTTGCAGACGATGTATTTCGGCTTGGGGCTCTGGCGCGGGACGAAGGACCACTTGGCCCCGCAGGGGAAGCCGGCGCCACCGCGGCCGCGCAGTCCGGACCGCTTGACCTCTTCGATGACCTCTTCCGGCTGCATGCGCAGGGCCTTGGCGAGGGCGTCGTAGCCGCCGCCTTCGCGATAACCACGGACGGAGAGCGCCTCGGGCCGGCCGACGTTGCGAGTGAGGACGCGTTCGGTAGCCATGGTCACTTGAGCTCCCGCACGATCTGGCGGACCCGGTCGGGAGTCAGGTTCTCGTGGTAGTCGTCGTCGATCATGACCATCGGCGCCGTGTCGCAGGAGCCGAGGCACTCGAACTGGACGTAGGAGCAGCGGCCGTCCGCGGTGACCTGCCCCTCGGAGACGCCGAGCTCCTGGCCGATCGTTTCGAGGATCTCGCCCGAACCGCGCAGCTGGCAGGAGAGGTTGGTGCAGACGCGGATCCGATGTCGGCCTACGGGGCGCACGTGGTACATGTCATAGAACGAAACCACTCCTGCGACTCGCGCGACCGGCAATTCCAGCAGGTGGGCGACCGCTTCGATCGCGGCCTCGGGGAGCCAGCCGCCGTTGGCACGCTGGGCAATGTGCAGGGCCGGCAGGGTCAGGGCTTCCAGGGTTGGATACTTGGGCCGGAGAGCGAGAATCTCTTCGATCGCGCTTTCGGGCAGGCTTTCGCTCGCTGCTCGTCGGC includes the following:
- a CDS encoding NAD(P)H-dependent oxidoreductase subunit E, which codes for MSSGRRAASESLPESAIEEILALRPKYPTLEALTLPALHIAQRANGGWLPEAAIEAVAHLLELPVARVAGVVSFYDMYHVRPVGRHRIRVCTNLSCQLRGSGEILETIGQELGVSEGQVTADGRCSYVQFECLGSCDTAPMVMIDDDYHENLTPDRVRQIVRELK